Proteins from a genomic interval of Oceanimonas doudoroffii:
- a CDS encoding alpha/beta fold hydrolase — translation MSFLNIHGRTVGYRLLGDASLPLVVLVHPLGMSQAVWDDLLPALLPHYRVLSWDLPGHGSSAAWLGERITPADLAAEALALADVAGAERFHFAGTSIGGVIGQQLLCAHADRLLSATLTNTGAVIGTREAWQTRADSVRTLGLATMAVDIVPRWFGPAALAAQPALLAGWNTIMGRGDANSYALLCDMLGDADFSEQLQGHDVPLLLLGGREDVATPPETLRNLARCAGAGEPVILEKTGHVPSVEVPAQFAELLLKHLG, via the coding sequence ATGTCTTTTCTCAACATCCATGGCCGCACCGTGGGCTACCGCCTGCTGGGCGATGCTTCCCTGCCACTGGTGGTGCTGGTACACCCTTTGGGCATGAGCCAGGCGGTGTGGGATGACCTGCTGCCGGCGCTGCTGCCCCATTACCGGGTGCTGAGCTGGGATCTGCCCGGTCACGGCAGCAGTGCCGCCTGGCTCGGTGAGCGCATTACCCCCGCTGATCTGGCGGCAGAAGCCCTGGCCCTGGCCGATGTAGCGGGTGCCGAACGCTTCCATTTTGCCGGCACCTCCATCGGTGGCGTGATCGGCCAGCAACTGCTGTGTGCCCATGCCGACCGCCTGCTGTCCGCCACCCTCACCAACACCGGCGCGGTGATCGGCACCCGTGAGGCCTGGCAAACCCGGGCCGATTCGGTACGAACCCTGGGACTGGCCACCATGGCGGTGGACATAGTGCCGCGCTGGTTTGGCCCGGCCGCCCTGGCGGCCCAGCCCGCCCTGCTGGCCGGCTGGAACACCATCATGGGCCGGGGTGACGCCAACAGCTACGCCCTGCTGTGTGACATGCTCGGCGATGCCGATTTCAGTGAACAACTGCAGGGCCATGACGTGCCCCTGCTGCTGCTGGGGGGGCGGGAGGATGTGGCCACGCCGCCCGAGACCCTGCGTAATCTGGCCCGGTGTGCCGGCGCCGGCGAACCGGTGATTCTGGAAAAAACGGGTCATGTGCCCTCGGTGGAAGTGCCGGCACAGTTTGCCGAATTGCTGCTTAAGCATCTCGGCTGA